Proteins encoded in a region of the Dreissena polymorpha isolate Duluth1 chromosome 6, UMN_Dpol_1.0, whole genome shotgun sequence genome:
- the LOC127836155 gene encoding LOW QUALITY PROTEIN: uncharacterized protein LOC127836155 (The sequence of the model RefSeq protein was modified relative to this genomic sequence to represent the inferred CDS: inserted 2 bases in 2 codons) has product MDRIPITAFAGFEWTLKTLWMQNTKLIVVPLAMYYLNSVDELHFDNNVFMTDDGILSPAFAEXSTTLHTLTLENNXLSTFPAVLKTLTSLQNLSLARNNLQVVNDNTVSVVGSNITILNLQGCNLARIPEALSKLDNLLDLDVSYNRIITIEKNDLQAMSQLRKLTLSHNPLYYISKFSFLNQLVWSLSLCRTFPLHEVPEAVKNLPQLTILDLRIGHQLLTATAT; this is encoded by the exons ATGGATCGTATTCCAATAACGGCGTTTGCTGGCTTTGAGTGGACACTAAAAACGCTATGGATGCAGAATACAAAATTGATTGTTGTTCCTCTTGCAATGTATTATCTCAACAGCGTTGATGAACTACATTTTGACAATAACGTTTTTATGACAGATGATGGTATCCTAAGTCCAGCGTTTGCTG TTAGTACCACCTTGCACACACTGACTTTGGAAAATA GACTTTCAACGTTTCCAGCAGTTCTTAAAACACTGACGTCACTTCAAAATCTAAGTCTTGCAAGAAATAACTTGCAGGTGGTTAATGACAATACTGTAAGTGTTGTAGGAAGCAATATCACAATACTGAATCTTCAAGGATGCAACTTGGCGCGGATCCCCGAAGCACTGTCTAAGCTTGATAACCTTCTGGACCTCGATGTTTCCTATAACAGGATCATAACAATCGAGAAAAATGATTTGCAGGCAATGTCACAGTTACGAAAGCTCACACTTTCACACAATCCACTATACTACATATCAAAATTTAGCTTTCTCAACCAACTCGTTTGGAGTCTCTCGTTGTGCAGAACATTTCCGTTGCACGAAGTTCCAGAAGCGGTAAAGAATCTACCACAACTGACGATCTTAGACCTACGAATCGGACATCAACTATTGACTGCAACTGCGACCTGA
- the LOC127835866 gene encoding slit homolog 1 protein-like — protein MAIIRCVLVYLITLCARGQSQVCPNTVVCSCSDHIIECHDRGLTSIPFFQQVNHVYTELNLENNFIKTIPADAFKNIPDLSPVFLNNNSILCIDEHAFRGVDGKITRVNLAKKKLDKISLIPWCIEHYIEYFMELCNTHLKIAGSCETIDSDVADYLMAHIPNCPNYSRQTQCVSSTCYLGFTPGSHGRGGTDGLTDEVMKQIGDSITTFKFGSSIVNSWPQSFSHLNRLKELVVAGVNIPYWPPSACHGFERTLTKLTIENLPVGSVPYAIATLTHLEELHLDNLEYPFGDASLVSLPFEAIGGSLKVLSLKNASLTTFPESIQQLLSLNSLTLDGNHLEFVSDEAIKLLQVANVTMLGLKDCDLKRVPGAISDLKKLQELHLSNNLIRSLESTDLQNLFELRELDMSGNPLLYISDNSLCGLNSLLNFSLENTFLTEISRAFKNLRKLEHLSLVNAKIDCTCDMTWVKSWMDKCQVNEKHLEILGNCETINRGITDYANHHLTSCPGFNVDNQVFKCTGTCVFTLIFSNTRFHTLDQRHNTIFDIQTSTFIELIYTETLFLSWNDISQISNAAFHGLQPSLKHLDLSHNNLHAIPDGVHLLRCLTFLEIHANPIDGSLTEGISQDIYNDGFTASVLTDISSSLTSLTKGHETALKHWQSTLDHLWKLRKITVIGLNMTLLLDGFHGLESTLQYLYISNTVLHNIPVGIETLKALDELHFTDCHPTPILGNKIIIDQPFIGVRDTLKILSRARNNLTAIPNVISNLYRLENISFEGNPISYISDESLNHLLDKNLSFLNMKGCNLKRIPSSIWKLSNLTELIFADNDIKSIEYGEFQNMANLRSVSFAGNPLRHERRILRTRSVELTGIIFNQNDRYPICNSKLDESSTFRSDKCTHGLHLRSGLV, from the exons ATG GCAATCATCCGATGTGTACTCGTTTACCTGATCACTCTGTGCGCCCGTGGACAGTCCCAAGTCTGCCCAAACACGGTTGTGTGCAGTTGTTCGGACCACATCATAGAATGCCATGACAGAGGTTTGACCAGTATTCCTTTTTTCCAACAAGTCAACCACGTCTACACTGAATTGAATTTAGAGaacaattttatcaaaactaTACCTGCCGACGCATTCAAGAACATTCCCGATCTGTCGCCTGTATTTCTCAACAACAATAGCATACTTTGTATAGATGAACACGCATTCAGAGGTGTCGACGGGAAGATTACACGTGTTAATCttgcaaaaaaaaaacttgaCAAGATTTCCCTCATCCCATGGTGCATTGAACACTATATTGAATAT TTCATGGAGCTCTGCAACACTCACCTGAAGATAGCCGGATCCTGCGAGACAATAGATTCTGATGTCGCCGACTATCTTATGGCTCACATCCCAAACTGCCCTAACTACTCCAGGCAAACCCAGTGTGTCAGCTCCACGTGTTATCTGG GATTCACACCCGGGAGTCATGGCCGTGGTGGCACTGATGGTTTAACTGACGAAGTTATGAAGCAGATTGGTGATTCTATCACTACGTTCAAGTTCGGCTCTAGCATTGTAAACTCATGGCCACAAAGTTTTTCCCATCTCAATCGATTGAAGGAATTGGTGGTCGCTGGGGTTAACATTCCATACTGGCCACCTAGTGCATGTCATGGATTTGAAAGGACGTTGACAAAACTTACCATTGAGAATCTTCCCGTAGGATCCGTGCCGTACGCTATTGCAACTCTCACACATCTAGAAGAGCTTCATCTTGATAACCTTGAGTATCCATTCGGAGACGCAAGTTTGGTGTCACTCCCTTTTGAAGCAATTGGTGGTTCTCTTAAGGTACTGAGTCTGAAGAATGCCAGTCTTACAACGTTTCCCGAAAGCATTCAGCAATTACTTTCTCTGAACAGTTTGACCCTGGACGGCAACCATCTTGAGTTTGTCAGCGATGAGGCAATAAAGCTCCTGCAGGTGGCCAACGTTACCATGCTGGGTCTAAAGGACTGCGACCTGAAGCGAGTTCCGGGTGCGATTTCTGACCTAAAAAAGCTCCAAGAGCTGCATTTGTCAAACAACCTAATTCGGAGCTTGGAGAGCACTGATCTGCAGAATCTGTTTGAACTTCGCGAACTTGACATGAGCGGAAACCCTTTGCTCTACATCTCGGACAACTCGCTTTGTGGACTGAACAGTCTTTTG AATTTTAGCCTGGAGAATACATTCCTCACCGAGATTTCCAGGGCATTTAAAAACCTCAGAAAACTGGAACACCTGAGTCTAGTAAATGCAAAAATTGACTGCACGTGTGACATGACCTGGGTGAAATCCTGGATGGACAAATGCCAAGTCAACGAGAAACATCTGGAGATACTG GGTAACTGTGAGACGATCAATAGGGGCATTACTGATTACGCGAACCATCACCTTACAAGTTGCCCTGGCTTCAACGTCGATAACCAAGTCTTCAAATGCACGGGCACGTGCGTG TTCACTTTAATTTTTTCAAATACACGCTTTCACACTTTAGACCAAAGACATAATACTATTTTCGATATACAAACTTCGACTTTTATCGAGTTGATTTATACCGAAACATTATTTCTAAGCTGGAATGATATATCGCAGATTTCCAATGCGGCCTTCCATGGTCTGCAACCGAGTCTGAAACATTTAGATCTGTCACATAATAATCTACATGCGATTCCTGACGGGGTCCATCTTCTTCGTTGTCTGACCTTCCTGGAAATTCACGCCAACCCAATTGATGGGTCACTGACGGAGGGTATTTCTCAGGATATATATAACGATGGATTCACAGCAAGTGTGTTGACCGACATTAGTTCATCACTTACTTCGTTAACAAAAGGCCACGAAACTGCATTGAAACACTGGCAAAGTACCCTGGACCATCTGTGGAAACTTAGGAAAATTACTGTCATTGGACTGAATATGACTCTGTTACTCGATGGTTTTCATGGCTTAGAAAGCACTCTGCAATATCTTTATATTTCAAATACAGTTTTACACAATATACCTGTTGGCATCGAAACCCTCAAAGCACTTGACGAATTACATTTCACAGACTGTCATCCGACTCCGATCTTGGGTAACAAAATTATAATAGATCAACCGTTTATTGGCGTGCGGGACACATTAAAAATTCTGTCTCGTGCTAGAAACAATTTAACAGCTATTCCGAATGTTATTAGTAATTTATATCGCCTTGAAAATATCAGTTTTGAAGGAAACCCAATTAGCTATATTTCAGACGAATCGTTGAACCATTTGTTAGATAAGAACTTATCGTTTTTAAACATGAAGGGCTGCAACCTTAAACGGATACCAAGTTCCATATGGAAATTGTCTAACTTGACAGAACTAATTTTTGCAGATAACGATATTAAATCTATTGAGTACGGTGAGTTTCAAAACATGGCGAATCTCCGAAGTGTTTCATTTGCCGGAAATCCATTACGTCACGAACGGAGAATTTTACGGACTAGATCGGTTGAACTCACTGGAATTATCTTCAACCAAAATGACAGATATCCCATTTGCAATTCAAAACTTGATGAGTCTTCAACGTTTAGATCTGACAAATGCACCCACGGACTGCACTTGCGATCTGGTCTGGTTTAA
- the LOC127834754 gene encoding uncharacterized protein LOC127834754 has protein sequence MKQIGDSITTFKFGSSIVNSWPQSFSHLNRLKELVVAGVNIPYWPPSACHGFERTLTKLTIENLPVGSVPYAIATLTHLEELHLDNLEYPFGDASLVSLPFEAIGGSLKVLSLKNASLTTFPESIQQLLSLNSLTLDGNHLEFVSDEAIKLLQVANVTMLGLKDCDLKRVPGAISDLKKLQELHLSNNLIRSLESTDLQNLFELRELDMSGNPLLYISDNSLCGLNSLLNFSLENTFLTEISRAFKNLRKLEHLSLVNAKIDCTCDMTWVKSWMDKCQVNEKHLEILGNCETINRGITDYANHHLTSCPGFNVDNQVFKCTGTCVVHVSG, from the exons ATGAAGCAGATTGGTGATTCTATCACTACGTTCAAGTTCGGCTCTAGCATTGTAAACTCATGGCCACAAAGTTTTTCCCATCTCAATCGATTGAAGGAATTGGTGGTCGCTGGGGTTAACATTCCATACTGGCCACCTAGTGCATGTCATGGATTTGAAAGGACGTTGACAAAACTTACCATTGAGAATCTTCCCGTAGGATCCGTGCCGTACGCTATTGCAACTCTCACACATCTAGAAGAGCTTCATCTTGATAACCTTGAGTATCCATTCGGAGACGCAAGTTTGGTGTCACTCCCTTTTGAAGCAATTGGTGGTTCTCTTAAGGTACTGAGTCTGAAGAATGCCAGTCTTACAACGTTTCCCGAAAGCATTCAGCAATTACTTTCTCTGAACAGTTTGACCCTGGACGGCAACCATCTTGAGTTTGTCAGCGATGAGGCAATAAAGCTCCTGCAGGTGGCCAACGTTACCATGCTGGGTCTAAAGGACTGCGACCTGAAGCGAGTTCCGGGTGCGATTTCTGACCTAAAAAAGCTCCAAGAGCTGCATTTGTCAAACAACCTAATTCGGAGCTTGGAGAGCACTGATCTGCAGAATCTGTTTGAACTTCGCGAACTTGACATGAGCGGAAACCCTTTGCTCTACATCTCGGACAACTCGCTTTGTGGACTGAACAGTCTTTTG AATTTTAGCCTGGAGAATACATTCCTCACCGAGATTTCCAGGGCATTTAAAAACCTCAGAAAACTGGAACACCTGAGTCTAGTAAATGCAAAAATTGACTGCACGTGTGACATGACCTGGGTGAAATCCTGGATGGACAAATGCCAAGTCAACGAGAAACATCTGGAGATACTG GGTAACTGTGAGACGATCAATAGGGGCATTACTGATTACGCGAACCATCACCTTACAAGTTGCCCTGGCTTCAACGTCGATAACCAAGTCTTCAAATGCACGGGCACGTGCGTGGTACATGTGTCCGGATAA